One Halarcobacter ebronensis genomic window carries:
- the gabT gene encoding 4-aminobutyrate--2-oxoglutarate transaminase: MNKQVEVVSNKNLQERKDKAFARGQGNAYPVYIKRAKNSEVWDVEGNRLIDFGTGIAVCNTGHSHPKIIEAVKAQIENFSHTCFTVTPYEVAVELAEKLTKVAPGETEKKAIFVTTGAEAVENCVKIARAHTGRRGIIAFNGGFHGRTNMTMALTGKTMPYKKGFGPFPAEIYHLPYPTKFNGTSVKDTLTALKNLFKVDILPEDVAAIIIEPIQGEGGFYQTPVELLQELRRICDEHGIVLVIDEIQTGFARTGKMFNIEYAGIEPDLMTMAKGIAGGYPLSGVVGKAEIMDSAIPGGLGGTYGGSPVGCAAGLAVLEIIEEEDLVNRANQIGDIFNRRLNELKEQFPNLICDVRNKGAMIALELMKDGDFEKPNAELTKAIVSKATEYGLILLSCGFNSNVIRFLPALTISDEIVNEGLDKFQELFANVART, encoded by the coding sequence ATGAATAAACAAGTAGAAGTGGTAAGTAATAAAAACTTACAAGAAAGAAAAGATAAAGCATTTGCAAGGGGACAAGGGAATGCTTATCCTGTATATATAAAAAGAGCTAAAAACTCTGAAGTTTGGGATGTTGAAGGGAATAGACTAATTGACTTTGGAACAGGTATTGCTGTATGTAATACAGGACACTCTCATCCAAAAATCATTGAAGCAGTAAAAGCTCAAATAGAAAACTTCAGCCACACTTGTTTTACAGTTACTCCATATGAAGTAGCTGTAGAATTAGCAGAAAAATTAACTAAAGTAGCTCCAGGTGAAACTGAAAAAAAAGCTATTTTTGTAACAACTGGTGCAGAAGCTGTTGAAAACTGTGTGAAAATAGCAAGAGCGCACACAGGAAGAAGAGGTATTATTGCATTTAATGGTGGTTTCCATGGAAGAACTAATATGACAATGGCTCTAACAGGTAAAACAATGCCATATAAAAAAGGATTTGGACCATTTCCAGCTGAGATTTATCACTTACCATATCCAACAAAATTTAATGGAACTAGCGTTAAAGATACATTAACTGCATTAAAAAATCTATTTAAAGTGGATATTTTACCAGAAGATGTTGCAGCAATTATCATTGAGCCAATCCAAGGGGAAGGTGGTTTTTACCAAACTCCTGTTGAACTTTTACAAGAACTTAGAAGAATTTGTGATGAACATGGAATTGTATTAGTTATTGATGAGATCCAAACTGGGTTTGCTAGAACAGGTAAAATGTTCAACATTGAATATGCTGGGATTGAACCAGATTTAATGACAATGGCTAAAGGTATTGCTGGAGGTTATCCTTTATCTGGTGTTGTTGGAAAAGCTGAAATTATGGATTCTGCTATTCCTGGTGGACTTGGTGGAACTTATGGTGGTTCACCTGTTGGTTGTGCAGCTGGATTAGCTGTATTAGAGATAATTGAAGAGGAAGATTTAGTTAATAGAGCAAATCAAATTGGGGATATATTTAATAGAAGATTAAATGAGCTTAAAGAGCAATTCCCAAATCTAATTTGTGATGTTAGAAACAAAGGGGCTATGATAGCTTTAGAGTTAATGAAAGATGGTGATTTTGAAAAACCAAATGCTGAATTAACTAAAGCTATTGTTTCAAAAGCTACTGAATATGGTTTAATTTTATTATCTTGTGGTTTTAATAGTAACGTTATTAGATTTTTACCTGCTTTAACCATTAGTGATGAAATTGTAAATGAAGGTCTTGATAAATTTCAAGAGCTTTTTGCTAACGTAGCAAGAACTTAA
- a CDS encoding universal stress protein: MFKNILVPIHIAYSKNHKKLFEGALEVLDDDGKMTLLFVNQNKIHSSMALYEDSQSIYDHEALDKLKEIANIHSLPLDKVSFKIKDGVIHDEILNESKKLNADAIVMMATKPGLGSYFISSTAERVIRHAKCSVFVIRLDKNRKTN, translated from the coding sequence ATGTTTAAAAATATTTTAGTACCAATTCATATTGCATATTCAAAAAATCATAAAAAATTATTTGAAGGTGCATTAGAAGTATTGGATGATGATGGGAAAATGACATTGTTATTTGTAAATCAGAATAAAATCCATTCTTCAATGGCATTATATGAGGATAGTCAATCTATATATGACCATGAAGCCTTGGATAAATTAAAAGAGATTGCAAATATACACTCTTTACCTTTGGATAAAGTATCTTTTAAAATAAAAGATGGTGTTATCCATGATGAGATTCTTAATGAATCAAAAAAACTTAATGCTGATGCTATTGTAATGATGGCAACAAAACCTGGATTAGGAAGTTATTTTATTAGCAGCACTGCTGAAAGAGTTATTCGTCATGCAAAATGCTCTGTATTTGTTATTAGATTAGATAAAAATCGAAAAACAAACTAA
- a CDS encoding transporter substrate-binding domain-containing protein, whose protein sequence is MRFLFAVFILFSILYGDTSDLTKEEKTWIENNKIRIGLSELYPLTHINKDHQMDGFVSDLLKLIIKKYDLKTTVVSVKQASIPLAIKENKIDIAPLVAGNSVENNLGVYSSEILQIKRVLFVKKEQNKIKTLDDLKNKKVAIVNQLGAIPDIKKNQLEIKVERTNNMKESVQKLLAGDVDALIASPIIIQEYLEDNLIVDLKAIPSISFEPSKMFIFTNKKNPLLQSIIEKGLNSISIKEEKELFDKWFLKDLATLPIIFTKKEIDYLDKKSHINLCVDPDWMPYEKIENHKHIGIVADYMKDFEKKIGVPLKLVETKDWTQSLEYMKEKKCDVLSFVMNIKSRQGYMNFTKAYVNTPLVLVTKRNVSFINDLQSLKDKKIGIQKNFAYNEIIRRKYPNLQIVDVNHLREGLKKVERGEIFGQVTTHLNVAYAFQEEFYGSLQIAGKFDEQWHLSVGVRKDDPILLNIFEKVVDSISDETKQSIINKWVSIKYEKSIDYKLFWSIITFLFFILLLILYTYILQRRYIRKLTKVKEEIELLNSTLEEKVQQRTQELELSNKELKLKTSELEYLNNTLDIRIKKEIDSRKKQEQLLIQQSKLAEMGEMISMIAHQWKQPLSALGTIIQNIHLRHSLKKLDDEYIDKQRILSNALTEKMSKTIDDFRNFFKPNKEKQYFSIKDAIDKTIFLIDDSFKSNSIKIECQIANDIIIYGFESELSQVLLNILTNSKDAFIENKINEPKIVIKTKKIETHMKILVSDNAGGISNSIINKVFEPYFTTKDSYNGTGLGLYMSKIIIEQNMQGQLTVKNNNQGVEFSIYIPIK, encoded by the coding sequence TTGAGATTCCTTTTTGCTGTTTTTATCTTATTTTCAATTCTTTATGGTGACACATCTGACTTAACAAAAGAGGAAAAAACTTGGATAGAAAACAATAAAATTAGAATAGGATTATCTGAACTTTATCCCCTTACGCACATTAATAAAGATCATCAAATGGATGGATTTGTTAGTGATCTATTAAAACTAATAATTAAAAAATATGATTTGAAAACTACAGTTGTAAGTGTTAAACAAGCATCCATCCCCCTTGCAATAAAAGAGAACAAAATAGATATTGCCCCTTTAGTAGCAGGAAATAGTGTTGAAAATAACCTTGGAGTTTATTCATCGGAGATTTTACAAATAAAAAGGGTTTTATTTGTTAAAAAAGAACAAAATAAAATCAAAACTTTAGATGATTTAAAAAATAAAAAAGTTGCAATAGTTAATCAACTAGGTGCCATCCCCGATATTAAAAAAAACCAATTAGAGATAAAAGTTGAACGAACTAATAATATGAAAGAATCTGTGCAAAAGCTTCTTGCTGGTGATGTTGATGCTTTAATTGCTTCCCCAATAATCATACAAGAGTACCTTGAAGATAATCTTATAGTTGATCTAAAAGCTATCCCCTCAATTAGTTTTGAACCCTCAAAAATGTTTATCTTTACAAATAAAAAAAATCCCCTACTTCAATCAATTATAGAAAAAGGTTTAAATTCTATTTCAATAAAAGAGGAAAAAGAACTATTTGATAAATGGTTTTTAAAAGATTTAGCAACACTGCCTATAATATTTACAAAAAAAGAGATTGACTATTTAGATAAAAAATCACATATAAATTTGTGTGTTGATCCAGATTGGATGCCCTATGAAAAAATAGAAAATCACAAACATATTGGTATAGTTGCCGATTATATGAAAGATTTTGAGAAAAAAATCGGTGTTCCATTAAAATTGGTGGAGACTAAAGATTGGACTCAATCTTTAGAATATATGAAAGAGAAAAAGTGTGATGTTCTCTCTTTTGTTATGAATATTAAATCAAGACAAGGTTATATGAACTTTACAAAAGCCTATGTAAATACACCCTTAGTATTGGTTACTAAAAGAAATGTAAGTTTTATAAATGATTTGCAATCTTTAAAAGATAAAAAGATAGGTATACAAAAAAACTTTGCATATAATGAGATAATAAGACGGAAATACCCTAATCTACAAATTGTGGATGTAAATCATTTAAGGGAAGGACTTAAAAAAGTTGAAAGGGGAGAAATTTTTGGTCAAGTTACTACTCATTTAAATGTGGCATATGCTTTTCAAGAGGAGTTTTATGGAAGTTTACAAATAGCAGGTAAATTTGATGAACAATGGCATTTGTCTGTTGGAGTTAGAAAAGATGATCCGATACTATTAAATATATTTGAAAAAGTTGTTGATTCTATAAGTGATGAAACAAAACAAAGTATTATCAATAAATGGGTCTCAATCAAATATGAAAAAAGTATAGATTACAAACTATTTTGGAGTATTATCACCTTTTTATTTTTTATTCTTTTATTGATCCTTTATACATATATATTACAACGAAGATATATTAGAAAACTAACAAAAGTAAAAGAGGAGATTGAACTATTAAATAGCACCCTAGAGGAAAAAGTACAACAAAGAACCCAAGAATTAGAGCTTTCAAATAAAGAATTAAAACTAAAAACTTCTGAACTAGAATACCTTAATAATACCCTTGATATAAGAATCAAAAAAGAGATAGACAGCAGAAAAAAACAAGAACAACTTTTAATACAGCAATCAAAACTAGCAGAGATGGGTGAAATGATTAGTATGATTGCCCACCAATGGAAACAACCATTAAGTGCCTTAGGAACTATTATTCAAAATATCCATTTGAGACACTCTTTAAAAAAACTTGATGATGAATATATTGATAAACAAAGAATTTTAAGTAATGCCCTAACAGAAAAGATGTCAAAAACAATAGATGATTTTAGAAACTTTTTTAAACCAAACAAAGAGAAACAATATTTTTCAATAAAAGATGCCATAGATAAAACAATCTTTTTAATAGATGATAGTTTTAAAAGTAACAGTATAAAAATTGAATGTCAAATAGCAAATGATATAATCATTTATGGATTTGAGAGTGAACTTTCCCAAGTTCTATTAAATATACTAACAAATTCAAAAGATGCTTTTATTGAAAATAAAATCAATGAACCTAAAATAGTAATAAAAACTAAAAAAATAGAAACCCATATGAAGATTCTAGTTTCAGACAATGCAGGGGGGATTAGTAACTCTATTATAAACAAAGTGTTTGAACCTTATTTTACTACAAAAGACAGTTACAATGGCACAGGGCTTGGTTTATATATGAGTAAAATAATTATTGAACAAAATATGCAAGGCCAATTAACTGTTAAAAATAACAATCAAGGGGTTGAATTTTCTATTTATATCCCGATAAAATAA
- a CDS encoding TRAP transporter substrate-binding protein has protein sequence MLNKLTNIKRNVVMTAIVVLLGVMSVVETASAAQHWRFANLYGRGTAFGTLYEQLAKDIEKNTNGEVKVQVLYSGEGVGTSGLLGAAKSGLVTMIAPFQPMHAGEFPAGVVEVGLPGGTADTNKLYDIFHKEGFGDILKEAYASQGLVWLEPYIQPPVYIITKKPIKSVADFQGLKIRAPGAYGKFLRNLGASPVSLAWSEIYTSLATGVIDGSIGSNMIDHRDGNHVEVAKYMYRLPLAGAQVLPILVNKSAWNKLTDAQKKGVYDATVAHANAQLTMSKKWEQEAIAQMEAKGLQWSPEPSETDKNAWAKAGAGLWDEYAAKDKYSKQLIDVLRKTQDK, from the coding sequence ATGTTAAACAAATTAACTAACATTAAAAGAAATGTGGTAATGACTGCAATAGTTGTACTACTAGGTGTTATGTCAGTTGTTGAAACTGCTTCAGCAGCTCAACATTGGAGATTTGCAAATCTTTATGGTAGAGGTACTGCATTTGGTACACTTTATGAACAATTAGCTAAAGATATTGAAAAAAATACTAATGGTGAGGTTAAAGTTCAAGTTCTTTACTCTGGTGAAGGTGTTGGAACATCTGGATTATTAGGAGCTGCTAAATCTGGTTTAGTTACTATGATTGCACCTTTCCAACCAATGCATGCGGGAGAATTCCCAGCTGGTGTTGTAGAAGTAGGTTTACCTGGTGGTACTGCTGATACTAACAAACTTTATGATATTTTCCATAAAGAGGGTTTTGGAGATATTCTTAAAGAAGCTTATGCTTCTCAAGGTTTAGTATGGTTAGAACCTTATATTCAACCACCAGTTTACATTATCACTAAAAAACCAATTAAATCAGTTGCTGATTTCCAAGGTCTTAAAATCAGAGCTCCTGGTGCATATGGTAAATTTTTAAGAAACTTAGGTGCCTCTCCTGTTTCATTAGCTTGGAGTGAAATTTATACTAGTTTAGCTACTGGTGTTATTGATGGTTCTATTGGTTCAAATATGATTGACCACAGAGATGGAAACCATGTTGAAGTTGCTAAATATATGTATAGACTTCCTTTAGCTGGTGCTCAAGTTTTACCTATCTTAGTTAACAAAAGTGCTTGGAACAAATTAACTGATGCACAGAAAAAAGGTGTTTATGACGCTACTGTTGCACATGCAAATGCTCAGTTAACTATGTCTAAAAAATGGGAACAAGAAGCTATCGCTCAAATGGAAGCTAAAGGTTTACAATGGTCTCCTGAGCCTTCTGAAACTGACAAAAATGCTTGGGCTAAAGCTGGTGCTGGTCTTTGGGACGAATATGCTGCTAAAGATAAATACAGCAAACAATTAATTGACGTGTTAAGAAAAACACAAGACAAATAA
- a CDS encoding TRAP transporter large permease has product MGIETLSIILLICLLLSFVIGSPVGLALGGIAMLIGYFSWGEGIFNVIPTTIEGTYFSYILLAIPLYIYMGQLLSHTGIGDAMFKASQLMIGKVRGSLAISVVFICSMIGAMVGIIGAGIMSSGTIALKPMLDAGYDRKLALGTIMAGGALGILIPPSIPMVMYAASTHTSVGRMFIGALMPALLTISLIVIYILISTKLNPKRAPLLSETIGLPVLKTKEKFKIAIDGLFSIGLIFVVLGSIIAGIATPTESGALGVGGAIILAMFFKRFKFKIFKKAGLQAASLISVAMLIIFGASLFSNFQLLMGIQGMISDFAQGLDLPPMVIIMMFQVIMILLGFILDDYVIVLMCAPLFTPIAVSLGFDPIWFGVLMIINILVAVQTPPYGFALFYLKGITPPDVGMGEIYKSVTPFIIINLIVLIICMIFPDIVTWLPNLIMG; this is encoded by the coding sequence ATGGGAATTGAAACCCTTTCTATAATTTTATTAATCTGTCTTTTACTCTCCTTTGTAATAGGATCTCCTGTAGGGTTAGCACTTGGTGGTATCGCTATGTTAATTGGATATTTTTCATGGGGAGAAGGGATTTTTAATGTAATTCCAACAACAATTGAAGGGACATATTTTAGTTATATTTTATTAGCTATCCCTTTATATATTTATATGGGTCAACTATTATCACACACTGGTATTGGTGATGCAATGTTTAAAGCTAGTCAATTGATGATTGGTAAGGTTAGAGGTTCATTGGCAATCAGTGTTGTATTTATTTGTTCAATGATTGGTGCAATGGTTGGAATTATTGGTGCTGGAATTATGAGTTCTGGAACAATTGCTTTAAAACCAATGTTAGATGCTGGATATGATAGGAAATTGGCTCTTGGAACAATTATGGCTGGGGGTGCTTTAGGTATCCTTATTCCACCTAGTATTCCAATGGTTATGTACGCAGCTTCAACACATACTTCAGTTGGAAGAATGTTTATTGGTGCTTTAATGCCAGCATTATTAACTATTTCACTTATTGTAATTTACATTTTAATTAGTACAAAACTAAACCCAAAAAGGGCTCCTTTATTAAGTGAAACAATTGGTTTACCAGTTTTAAAAACAAAAGAGAAATTTAAAATTGCAATAGATGGTTTATTCTCTATTGGTTTAATTTTTGTTGTTTTAGGAAGTATCATCGCAGGTATTGCTACTCCAACAGAATCTGGTGCTTTAGGAGTTGGTGGAGCTATTATTCTTGCAATGTTCTTTAAAAGATTTAAATTTAAGATCTTTAAAAAAGCAGGTTTACAAGCGGCATCTTTAATTAGTGTTGCAATGTTGATTATTTTTGGTGCTTCATTATTTAGTAACTTCCAGTTGCTTATGGGTATTCAAGGTATGATTTCTGATTTTGCACAAGGATTAGATTTGCCACCAATGGTTATAATTATGATGTTCCAAGTTATAATGATTTTATTAGGTTTTATCCTTGATGATTATGTAATTGTATTAATGTGTGCTCCTTTATTTACACCTATTGCCGTATCTTTAGGATTTGATCCAATATGGTTTGGGGTATTAATGATTATTAATATTTTGGTTGCAGTACAAACACCACCTTATGGATTTGCACTATTTTATCTAAAAGGGATTACTCCTCCTGATGTTGGAATGGGTGAGATTTATAAATCAGTAACACCATTTATTATAATCAATTTGATTGTCTTAATTATTTGTATGATTTTCCCAGATATTGTTACTTGGTTACCAAACTTAATTATGGGATAA
- a CDS encoding TRAP transporter small permease subunit: protein MVPILAFVVIYGTVARYLFDAPPIWTFDTALFLFGYVAALGGAYAQQKRAHINVDIFYIRVSPKVKATFNLITYALGIFFLIVVSYLCYTKFTEAYELGFRRQTEWAPLMSHFWLMFTISSAIFTVQLIRDFLADLYYLITGTPLLEEKEQINGN, encoded by the coding sequence ATGGTACCCATTCTTGCTTTTGTTGTTATATATGGGACAGTAGCTAGATATTTGTTTGACGCACCTCCAATCTGGACTTTTGATACAGCGTTGTTTTTATTTGGTTATGTTGCGGCTTTAGGAGGAGCTTATGCCCAACAAAAAAGAGCTCATATTAACGTAGATATATTTTATATAAGAGTTTCTCCTAAAGTTAAAGCTACATTTAATCTTATAACATATGCATTAGGTATATTTTTTCTTATTGTTGTTTCTTATCTTTGTTATACAAAATTTACAGAAGCATATGAATTAGGTTTTAGAAGACAAACTGAATGGGCTCCTTTAATGTCGCACTTTTGGCTTATGTTTACTATCTCAAGTGCAATCTTTACAGTTCAATTAATTAGAGATTTTTTAGCAGATCTTTATTATTTAATTACTGGAACACCATTACTAGAAGAAAAGGAGCAAATAAATGGGAATTGA
- the sucC gene encoding ADP-forming succinate--CoA ligase subunit beta, producing the protein MNLHEYQAKNLFRKFDIPTTNGKLLTHPSQLDDILRKLGGDRWVIKAQVHAGGRGKAGGVVLVDSKAEANEEVRRLLGSKLVTYQTTKEGQPVNSIYIEQPCDIIQQIYLAFIVDRTSQRIMIITSSEGGVEIEEVAQNHPNKILRNPINPVVGIMPAQCRQICDDLGLDKTLSAQMIDLMQKIYKMFVKNDLSLVEVNPLVVTKQGQLICLDGKVVVDNSALYRQPKINEIRDETQEDERELKAEKLDLNYVTLDGTIGCMVNGAGLAMATMDLIKTHGAEPANFLDVGGSVNEKRVIEAFEIILSDEKVKGILVNIFGGIVRCDIIASGIIAAAAKMEIKVPIVVRLEGTNAKEGLELIRNSDVSVYEEANLDKAAQKIIELSKGAN; encoded by the coding sequence ATGAATTTACATGAGTATCAAGCAAAAAACTTATTTAGAAAATTTGATATTCCAACAACAAATGGAAAACTTCTAACACACCCTTCTCAACTAGATGATATTTTAAGAAAACTTGGTGGAGATAGATGGGTTATTAAAGCACAAGTTCATGCTGGAGGAAGGGGAAAAGCTGGGGGAGTTGTTTTAGTTGACTCAAAAGCCGAAGCAAATGAAGAGGTTAGAAGACTACTTGGAAGTAAACTTGTAACATATCAAACAACAAAAGAGGGACAACCTGTTAACTCAATCTACATAGAGCAACCTTGTGATATTATCCAACAAATATATTTAGCTTTTATTGTAGATAGAACCTCTCAAAGGATTATGATTATTACCTCAAGTGAAGGTGGAGTAGAGATTGAAGAGGTTGCACAAAACCATCCAAATAAGATTTTAAGAAATCCAATTAATCCTGTTGTTGGTATTATGCCAGCTCAGTGTAGACAGATTTGTGATGACTTAGGTTTGGATAAAACTTTAAGTGCACAAATGATTGATTTAATGCAAAAAATTTATAAAATGTTTGTAAAAAATGACCTTTCATTGGTTGAAGTAAACCCTTTGGTTGTAACAAAACAAGGGCAACTTATCTGTCTAGATGGTAAAGTTGTTGTTGATAACTCAGCTTTATACAGACAACCAAAAATAAACGAAATTAGAGATGAAACCCAAGAAGATGAAAGGGAATTAAAAGCTGAAAAACTAGATCTTAACTATGTAACCCTTGATGGAACTATTGGATGTATGGTAAATGGAGCAGGTTTAGCAATGGCAACTATGGATTTAATCAAAACCCATGGAGCAGAACCTGCAAACTTCCTTGATGTTGGTGGAAGTGTAAATGAAAAAAGAGTTATTGAGGCTTTTGAAATAATTCTCTCTGATGAGAAAGTAAAAGGTATCTTAGTAAATATCTTTGGTGGTATTGTAAGATGTGATATTATAGCTTCAGGTATTATTGCAGCAGCAGCTAAAATGGAGATAAAAGTTCCAATTGTTGTAAGACTTGAAGGAACAAATGCAAAAGAGGGCTTAGAGTTGATTAGAAATTCAGATGTATCAGTTTATGAAGAGGCAAACTTAGATAAAGCCGCACAAAAAATCATTGAACTTTCAAAAGGGGCTAACTAA
- a CDS encoding aldehyde dehydrogenase family protein — protein sequence MNTIEVTSPYDDSVVGNVPFSTMEEVEAALDLAYEKFQDRKNWLPKHKRIEVLENLVKIMSSQVEDLTKLCASEGGKPYMDSKVEALRAINSVKLAIEHLGVYEGKEVAMGQTASSVNRMAYTFKEPIGVAVAISAFNHPLNLAIGQVIPAVAVGCPVIIRPATQTPMSALKVVEMLKEAGLPDGWAQGIVCDRKGSEYLATSPKTSFLTFIGSASVGWYLSSKVAPGTRVALEHGGVAPVIVAKDADIETMIPDLAKGGFYHAGQVCVSVQRVYVHESIVDEVSSKLAAVASKLVVGNQLDPKTEVGPLINHGEVDRVEQWVNEAVEKGAKLLVGGKRISASCFEPTVLLNPSEDSLVSKKEVFGPVVCIYSYSDIDEAIARANSLPVSFQAAVFSKNIDTCLKCVKQLNGTAVMVNDHTAFRVDWMPFGGAKESGIGVGGISHVMDEMSNVKMMVIKSSIL from the coding sequence ATGAACACAATAGAAGTAACATCACCATATGATGATAGCGTAGTAGGAAACGTACCTTTTAGTACAATGGAAGAAGTAGAAGCAGCATTAGACCTAGCTTACGAAAAATTCCAAGATAGAAAAAATTGGTTACCTAAACATAAAAGAATTGAAGTATTAGAGAATCTTGTTAAAATTATGTCTTCTCAAGTAGAAGATCTTACAAAACTTTGTGCAAGCGAAGGTGGTAAACCTTACATGGACTCTAAAGTTGAAGCTTTAAGAGCTATCAACAGTGTTAAACTTGCAATTGAGCATTTAGGTGTTTACGAAGGTAAAGAGGTTGCTATGGGTCAAACTGCTAGTTCTGTTAACAGAATGGCTTACACTTTCAAAGAACCTATTGGTGTTGCTGTTGCTATCTCTGCTTTTAACCACCCTCTAAACCTTGCTATTGGTCAAGTTATCCCTGCTGTTGCTGTTGGGTGTCCTGTTATTATCAGACCTGCTACTCAAACTCCTATGTCTGCACTTAAAGTTGTAGAGATGTTAAAAGAAGCTGGTCTTCCTGATGGTTGGGCTCAAGGTATTGTTTGTGACAGAAAAGGTAGTGAATATTTAGCTACTTCACCTAAAACTTCTTTCTTAACATTTATTGGTTCTGCTTCTGTTGGTTGGTATTTAAGTTCTAAAGTTGCACCAGGAACAAGAGTTGCTTTAGAGCATGGTGGTGTTGCACCTGTTATTGTTGCAAAAGATGCTGATATTGAAACTATGATTCCAGATCTAGCTAAAGGTGGTTTTTACCATGCTGGTCAAGTTTGTGTTTCTGTTCAAAGGGTTTATGTTCATGAATCTATTGTTGATGAAGTTTCTTCTAAACTTGCTGCTGTTGCTTCAAAACTTGTTGTTGGAAATCAACTTGATCCTAAAACAGAAGTTGGACCACTAATTAATCATGGTGAAGTTGACAGAGTTGAGCAATGGGTTAATGAAGCAGTTGAAAAAGGTGCTAAACTTTTAGTTGGTGGGAAAAGAATCTCAGCATCTTGTTTTGAACCAACAGTATTATTAAATCCTAGTGAGGATTCTTTAGTTTCTAAAAAAGAGGTATTTGGTCCTGTTGTTTGTATCTATTCTTATTCTGACATAGATGAAGCTATTGCTAGAGCTAACTCTCTTCCTGTATCATTTCAAGCAGCTGTATTTAGTAAAAACATTGATACTTGTTTAAAATGTGTTAAACAGTTAAACGGAACAGCAGTTATGGTAAATGACCACACTGCATTTAGAGTTGACTGGATGCCATTTGGTGGTGCTAAAGAGAGTGGTATTGGAGTTGGTGGTATCTCTCATGTTATGGATGAAATGTCTAATGTTAAGATGATGGTTATCAAATCTTCTATTTTATAA
- a CDS encoding GNAT family N-acetyltransferase: MKIPISTQNPDFSLQIATPKDANLIVSFIKKLAKYQKMEDLITTTPIRMEKLLKEKLGEAIFGIYQGDIIAFAYFHQKSSAFTGRKGLYIDAFFVDDCVRGKGLGKIIFQYLTKYSQDIGCEYLEWACLDWNKPAIKFYEKLGANCIDSLRIYRLSPEALSLNVKEFEQN; this comes from the coding sequence ATGAAGATTCCTATATCTACTCAAAACCCAGACTTTAGTTTACAAATAGCTACACCTAAAGATGCCAATCTAATAGTATCTTTCATTAAAAAACTTGCTAAATACCAAAAAATGGAAGATCTAATCACCACTACTCCTATTCGTATGGAAAAACTTCTAAAAGAAAAATTAGGGGAAGCAATTTTTGGTATCTACCAAGGTGATATTATTGCTTTTGCATATTTTCACCAAAAGAGTTCTGCTTTTACAGGTCGAAAGGGACTTTATATTGATGCTTTTTTTGTAGATGACTGTGTAAGAGGTAAGGGTTTAGGGAAAATTATATTTCAATATCTTACAAAATATTCTCAAGATATAGGTTGTGAATATTTAGAGTGGGCTTGTTTAGATTGGAATAAACCAGCAATAAAATTTTATGAAAAATTGGGAGCAAATTGCATAGATAGTTTAAGAATCTATCGATTATCTCCAGAGGCTTTATCTTTAAATGTAAAAGAGTTTGAACAAAACTGA